Proteins encoded together in one Eublepharis macularius isolate TG4126 chromosome 2, MPM_Emac_v1.0, whole genome shotgun sequence window:
- the STK16 gene encoding serine/threonine-protein kinase 16, with the protein MGHALCTCSRGTVTINNKRYLLIHRLGEGGFSYVDLVEGLHDGHFYALKRIICHDKDDRQDAMHEVDMHLLFDHPNILPLCAHAMVERGSKHEAWLLLPYLKRGTLWQEVEALRDKGVFMPEERILAILHGICRGLQTIHNKGYAHRDLKPTNVLLDDDDQPLLMDLGSMNHARIEVLNSRQAMVIQDWAAQRCTISYRAPELFTVERECIIDERTDIWSLGCILYCMMFGEGPYDMIFQKGDSVALAVQNHLIVPQNTRYSPALEHLLSSTMVVNPQERPYIANVICQLEAIQPTPSGQDTTRI; encoded by the exons TGGTTTTAGCTATGTGGACCTTGTAGAAGGGTTGCACGACGGGCATTTCTATGCACTCAAACGCATCATATGCCATGACAAAGATGATCGTCAGGACGCCATGCATGAGGTGGATATGCACTTGCTCTTCGACCATCCCAACATTCTGCCCCTGTGTGCACATGCCATGGTGGAGAGGGGATCCAAACATGAGGCCTGGCTCTTGTTGCCCTACCTTAAG AGAGGAACTCTTTGGCAAGAGGTTGAAGCTCTGAGAGATAAAGGCGTCTTCATGCCTGAGGAGCGGATCCTTGCCATTCTTCACGGTATCTGCAGGGGCCTGCAGACCATCCATAACAAGGGCTATGCACATAG AGATCTGAAACCTACAAATGTGCTACTGGACGATGATGACCAACCATTGCTGATGGATCTGGGTTCCATGAATCATGCACGCATTGAGGTGCTGAATTCCCGGCAGGCCATGGTTATTCAG GACTGGGCTGCCCAACGTTGCACTATCTCATACCGAGCACCAGAGCTGTTCACTGTTGAGAGAGAATGCATTATTGATGAACGTACTGACATCTGG TCCTTAGGCTGCATTCTGTACTGCATGATGTTTGGAGAGGGGCCTTATGACATGATCTTCCAAAAGGGTGATAGTGTGGCCTTGGCTGTGCAAAACCACCTCATTGTGCCTCAGAATACCAG GTACTCGCCTGCCTTGGAACATCTCCTCTCTTCTACAATGGTGGTAAATCCCCAGGAGCGCCCATACATTGCTAACGTCATCTGTCAGCTTGAAGCAATACAGCCAACTCCCTCTGGACAGGACACAACACGTATCTAA